A stretch of Lathyrus oleraceus cultivar Zhongwan6 chromosome 6, CAAS_Psat_ZW6_1.0, whole genome shotgun sequence DNA encodes these proteins:
- the LOC127095004 gene encoding uncharacterized protein LOC127095004, protein MPTRAVKLYKKTAGHNHINPTKDNDSLLHNQLWIDPKEEFMQYVHTGDPVDLTFSVKELKAFLSFCEGCETDIHLHFEKTGEPILMAPKFGLEDGSNSNFDATLLLATMLTSQLHEGAASEPPVVPNNTHARTEERNESPLQQENCRLNASELPSDHTRIWSDLSAAAVKNTSAMEERQAQERTTLNDNEQREIQKISAVQISRGKLAAGNNPRDSNFCLPTENDHVQEPQDMLPNNGQQYLLQVHVCSLAYFKCKFPFMSMSEPTKPKPSHVPKLQQDHECLQLSQAIGHTC, encoded by the coding sequence ATGCCTACAAGAGCAGTCAAGTTATACAAAAAAACAGCAGGTCATAACCACATCAACCCAACCAAAGACAATGATTCATTGCTACACAACCAACTCTGGATAGATCCTAAGGAGGAGTTTATGCAGTATGTTCATACTGGGGACCCTGTAGATTTGACTTTCAGTGTAAAAGAACTGAAGGCATTTCTTTCATTTTGCGAGGGCTGTGAAACTGATATCCATTTACATTTTGAGAAAACTGGCGAACCAATTCTCATGGCACCTAAATTTGGTTTGGAAGATGGGTCCAATTCGAATTTTGATGCTACCCTTTTACTGGCAACCATGTTAACATCTCAGCTTCATGAAGGCGCAGCATCAGAACCTCCAGTGGTGCCTAACAATACACATGCTCGAACTGAAGAAAGAAATGAATCTCCATTGCAGCAAGAGAACTGCAGATTGAATGCATCAGAGCTTCCGTCTGACCACACCCGTATTTGGTCAGACCTTTCAGCAGCTGCAGTTAAGAATACTAGTGCCATGGAAGAAAGGCAGGCCCAAGAAAGAACAACTTTGAATGATAACGAACAAAGAGAAATTCAAAAGATTAGTGCAGTGCAAATTTCAAGAGGAAAATTAGCCGCAGGAAATAATCCCAGGGATTCCAATTTCTGCCTACCAACTGAAAATGATCATGTACAAGAGCCTCAAGATATGTTGCCAAATAATGGTCAACAATACCTATTGCAAGTCCATGTGTGCTCCCTTGCTTACTTCAAATGCAAGTTTCCATTCATGTCCATGAGTGAACCTACAAAACCAAAGCCAAGTCATGTGCCAAAACTGCAGCAAGACCATGAATGTCTGCAATTGTCTCAAGCCATAGGCCATACCTGCTGA